From Coccinella septempunctata chromosome 4, icCocSept1.1, whole genome shotgun sequence, a single genomic window includes:
- the LOC123311636 gene encoding deubiquitinase OTUD6B: NDELSACRSNNSNTELEDTKVDRDEEIQLRSDEIPCVVNQTTTEVKLSRTSRAQRRRDKKASEEAERNRRRILEEKESSQNGPKVVELNAIKDVLKEMGLALYDVAADGNCLYCAVNHQLELKNQEAHSITKLRKLTANFMKENKDDFIPFMYKDSGEPVSETYFEEYCDEVASTKLWGGQLELKALSNVLKCPIKVIQAIGPPTILGEDFSGPELTLTYHRHLYSLGEHYNSTVDINNDHSSF, encoded by the coding sequence AATGATGAACTCTCAGCATGCAGATCGAATAATTCTAATACTGAGTTAGAAGACACTAAAGTTGATAGAGATGAGGAAATACAGCTCAGGAGTGACGAGATTCCTTGTGTTGTGAACCAAACAACAACCGAAGTAAAACTTTCTCGAACTTCTAGAGCTCAAAGAAGACGTGATAAAAAGGCGTCAGAAGAGGCAGAACGAAATAGAAGAAGAATTTTGGAGGAGAAAGAAAGCAGTCAAAATGGTCCCAAAGTTGTGGAACTGAATGCAATCAAAGATGTATTGAAAGAAATGGGATTAGCTTTATATGATGTTGCAGCTGATGGAAACTGTTTATATTGTGCTGTGAATCACCAGCTTGAGCTAAAAAATCAGGAAGCTCATTCCATTACCAAACTTAGAAAACTTACTGCAAATTTCATGAAAGAGAACAAAGATGACTTTATACCATTCATGTACAAAGATTCAGGTGAACCAGTTAGTGAAACATATTTCGAAGAATACTGTGATGAAGTTGCTTCTACAAAACTGTGGGGAGGTCAGCTTGAACTCAAAGCGTTGTCGAATGTTCTCAAGTGTCCAATAAAAGTAATTCAAGCTATAGGTCCACCAACAATACTAGGGGAAGATTTTAGTGGTCCTGAACTAACTTTAACCTATCATCGACATTTGTATAGTCTTGGTGAACATTATAACTCTACAGTTGACATAAATAATGATCATTCAAGTTTTTAA